In one window of Hyla sarda isolate aHylSar1 chromosome 1, aHylSar1.hap1, whole genome shotgun sequence DNA:
- the PEX11G gene encoding peroxisomal membrane protein 11C produces the protein MAKAVSAVVNVLESYRGRDRMIRTLCYSCQLLGGAITQKHGEKQQCGRSLLIVASQLSHCRTVLRLFDDLSMLAYSLQYGLGKKEKDCIIRWISVLGNIFDQLYYPCEHMAWAADAGVFPIKSDKWWIASTALWGLSLVVGILRAIRTLIKLRRSKGKHSEDDPPKSRGEIKFQMRSELLCIICSLADLVNAIHWMPPGFLWGGCSPTWFVGLMGTISSVIGIYQTAVGGSSAGV, from the exons ATACGGACATTATGCTATAGCTGTCAACTGCTTGGTGGAGCCATTACACAGAAGCATGGAGAAAAGCAGCAGTGTGGACGGAGCCTCCTAATTGTGGCCTCTCAGCTGAGCCACTGCAGGACAGTACTGCGGCTGTTTGATGACCTGTCCATGTTGGCGTATTCTCTTCAATACGGTCTAGGAAAGAAG GAGAAAGACTGTATCATCCGGTGGATATCTGTCTTGGGCAACATATTTGACCAGCTGTACTATCCATGTGAGCATATGGCCTGGGCAGCAGATGCTGGAGTGTTTCCCATCAAGTCTGATAAGTGGTGGATAGCCAGTACAGCCCTTTGGGGTCTTTCTCTAGTGGTGGGCATTTTACG AGCCATAAGAACATTAATAAAGCTAAGAAGAAGTAAAGGAAAACATTCAGA GGATGATCCTCCAAAGAGCCGGGGAGAAATAAAGTTCCAGATGAGATCAGAACTTTTGTGCATTATCTGCAGTCTCGCTGATCTAGTTAACGCTATTCACTGGATGCCCCCTGGTTTTCTATGGGGAGGATGCTCTCCAACATGGTTTGTTGGTCTGATGGGAACAATTTCTTCAGTTATTGGAATCTACCAGACTGCTGTTGGAGGAAGCTCTGCAGGGGTGTAA